The stretch of DNA CATCACGCTTATCTCAGCCGGAAATTTTGCAAATAAAAGCGTTTCTTGCATTGTGTGAAAGGATTGACCTCTCCTCAGAAGTAGTAGCGCTGACCATTCGTATCCGGCGCGAGTATAAACAGAAAATTCCAGACGCTATTGTGGCGGCATCAGCCCTGTTTGCCGGTGTCCCCCTGGTTACCGCCGATGCAGATTTCAAGAATATTGACGTGCTGAACCTGATCACCGACATCTTGTCCTGATCACCTGGACTCACCTTCGTCATCACCGGAACCCTGCCCATCTCAGCGAAGATGATCTGCACCGGCTGTTCACCTCGTCTGCCAACACCGGGCAGGTTCCCGAAAACCTCTTCGGTCTATAGATCAAGAGTAAGCATTCAGTCCCTTTTAGGCATGGTTCAAAACGCGGAAGTTATCCTTTACAAATTAGTCCGCGAATTGGGCGTGGTTCATCGAGCGAAGCATCTTCTTTACAAATTTACGCTGAATTGTCATGCTGAGCGCAGTCTTCGGAGCGAAGCATCCCCCTCCCACCAGAAGAACGGGATGCTTCGGAGGATGCTTCGGCAAGCTC from Candidatus Leptovillus gracilis encodes:
- a CDS encoding type II toxin-antitoxin system VapC family toxin, which encodes MSGSSLLLDTNAFIYFFEGRRSVTQLVAQAPIVYYCPISEIELLSSSRLSQPEILQIKAFLALCERIDLSSEVVALTIRIRREYKQKIPDAIVAASALFAGVPLVTADADFKNIDVLNLITDILS